The DNA region GAGCCATACCGGGTTAACTGAAAACGTGGAGGAAATAAGCCTGATATGGCGGTCATTTACGGTACGCCGGGATTTTTCGAGTAGCGCTACTTGGGAGCGGGAAACAGAAATCTCTTTACCAAAGTCCAGTTGACTAAGGTTCAGCTTTTTCCTCAATTCCAAAAGCCTACTATTAATTGATCCCTTGTTCATAAAATCAAGGTAGCAAAAAAATTACATTAAAACAAGAATATCATTGACAATGTTGCATTGTACCTCTATTATAGGACACAAATAGGAGTTATTTGTGGAAACTGGCGAAATTTCCGATTTTCCCCTGGAGACCTACCGGCAGCTCCCCTATGAGAGTAAGCAATTCCTCAAATCTATCTATCGTAATCTGGTTTTACTCCAAAATTCCATTGCACCAAAGGAACCCGGCCAGAAAAAGGGAGTAGCTGCGCGGGGAACTTGCCGACTAAAGTCGGTGCAAGCGGCGTCCGGGCATAGAGAAGAATAGAACGACCGGAACATGTTGTTCCTTTTACAATAATTTCTTAAGGAAATGAAAAAGAGGTGGTTACTATGAAGAAACGATTTGGAGCGGCAATACTCGGCAAAGCTGCTTTAGCAGCTATGTTGATATTCGTGATGGCATTTGTGTCTTGCGGCGATTTGTTTGGTCCAGACGACGACGACAATAACAACAACTTTAATCCGTACAACCCCACGTATTCCAGTCCCCCCATCAACGACATTGATGCGAGCTTAGTAGGGACTTGGAGGGATAATGTTCAGGATGGCGCCATATTAAATGTTTCCTTTCAATCTAGTGGGACCGCAGTAATCTGGGGCGGCAGTACCGGTTCTTGGTTGAATGATCCTACATTAGTATATCAAGGGGGTACCTGGGGTGCAAAGGATGGTAAGATTTCATATCAATACACTTCGACTCTACAGACCGTTGATGTCTATAGTTATTCCATAAATAACATAGGGCAACTTGTATTAACCGCATCAGGAATGACCATTGTATTAAATAAGAGCTCTTTTGTAGGTGTTTCTTACATTAACTATCTTCCCACATCCGTTGTCATGGGAACCCCCCTTACCTTAAGCGGTACGGTGTCGCCTTATAATGCTACCGACCGGACTATTGTGTGGAGTATTTCAGATGCCGATGGCACAGGCGCTGTCATAACCAACGGAAACATCTTAACTGCCTCCAAGATGGGAAACGTTTCCATAACCGCGACCATTACCAATGGGAAGGAGGACTCCTACTCCTATGGTTACGGTTACACCTACTACTACTCCATCGGATCCTACACCCAATCCTTTACGATAACCATCACATCCGATTTTGTGCCCGTTACGAGCATTTCCGATGTCCCCTCATCCGCCGTCGAAGGAGTCCCCCTTGTCTTGACCGGTACGGTGTATCCTGATAACGCCACCAACCAGACTATTGAGTGGAGTGTTGATAGCTATTATGGTACCATAATCGACGGAATCTTTACCCCAACCATTAGTGGCAATAACGCATACATAACCGCGACCATTACCAACGGGGGGTGGTCGGCTTCCTCTGACTACTCTACCTCCATTTATATTTACGTCAGTAGCATGACTCCTGTTACCGCCATTACCGGTGTCCCTACATCCGCCACCGCAGGAACCCCCCTTACCTTAAGCGGTACGGTGTCCCCTGCTGAAGCCACCTGGCAGACTATTGTGTGGAGCGTTGCAAACGCCGGTACTACCGGGGCTGCCATAATAAACGGAAATAGCTTAACCACCACAGCGGGAGGAACCGCTATCGTACGCGCGACCATTACCGACGGGACAAAGGGTTACTTCTCCGGTAGTTATTCCATCACCGACTACACCCAAGACTTTACGATAACCGTTATCCCGACAAATAGCATTAGCCTGAGCTTTACCGACGAAAGCGGCGCCGCCTTTACCCAGGGTGGTTTTACTATCAGTAAAGGTAATGCGATGAATTACACTAAAACTATCATCCTGGTTGGCGACTGGGACAGCCAGAAATGGCGGGTGGATAGCGGCGACTCGATAATAGTAGGTTCTTCTACCAGCGATAAGGTTACCGTGAACGCTGCGGACTATGCCCTCGGAGCTCATACCCTGAGCGTTAGGGTTGTCAAAAATAACGTCCCCTGGACTAAAAACATAACCTTTACGGTTGTTACCGACTAAGGACATAAGGAGAAAAACTATGGGTACTATGATGAATATATGGACTTTAAAACACCGGGTTGGAGCCTTCGCTGCATTGGCCCTGGCAATCAGTCTGGTTTTGGGCTGCGAAAGCCCGGTCAACGCGCCGGTCGTCGTGTCCCAGGGGGTACTGGTACAAATCGATCAGGGCATCCTGGCCCGTACCCTGCTCCCCAATGGGGACGGGCTCTACTACACCCTGGTCTTTACCGCCGACGGGAAGACCCCGGTCAACGCGGTCCTGGACAGCGGCGTTTCAAAGCCAATTTCCCTGAGCGCAGGACCCTGGGCTCTGACCGTTAAGGGCTATCTGTCCAAGGCCGATGCAGAGCTTATACCGGCGGTGACCCCTGTGGTAAGCGGAAACGTCCCGACGGTCGAGGTGAAGCCCGGGGAAATTGTCCCGGTAATAGTGAAACTACGCCCCACCCAGACTAGTGGGAAAAAAGGAACGCTGAACTACAAGGTAACATTTCCAAATTCCCCTGCGGTAACCATAGCGGATCTGACCGTGCAAAAATTTGGCGCCTCCAGCACCTCGGTTACGGTTGATCTTTTATCGAATACCACTGCGCCAAACACTATCATTGGAGCCGTTAGCAGCGCTTCCAGGACAGCCAGCGGTGTTATTGAGCTGGACTCCGGGTATTACGAGGTCCTTATAACCCTGAATAACGGAACTGTTTTTCAGGACGGCGATATCGCCCATATCTACGATAACCTGGAAACCCCGGCCATCTTTACGTATACAGATACCGGGACTGGGAGTCGTTTTGCCAAGGCTGACTATTCAGCAGAAGGGGTATACGTTGGGATCATCTCTTTTGCCGGGACTGCCACAGATCTGTTCGATGGGAACCTGATTTTTTTAGACGCCGCAGGAACGACAACACTTACTAATGCGTTGAAGTACCAGTATAATATTGCATCGCAAAGCGGAACTGCATTATTTTACAGTGTACACAAAGCCATAGCAAATTTGAAAAGCAACGAGGCATTATATCCAACAAATCTGGAATCGGTAAATCTTATTACCTTTACCGATGGGTTGGACAATGGTTCGTTTTTGCAGTCAAATTCTGCCCCACTGGAAGGTCAAAAACAAATGGAAAGCGGTCCATACGCCGCTTATATTGGAAACCAGATCACATCCCGCACTATTAGAGGAAAGCCCATAACTGCATATTCAGCAGGTGTTAAGGGCGGTGATGTTGAAGATATCGGAAAGTTTACCAGTGATTTGTCAGCCCTGGCGAGCCCCGGTAAAAGTTTTAAATTAGCCAATTATGAGCAACTGACAGATCAGTTTAAGAAAATCGCCGAGGGCTTAAATATCACCAATACTGATACCACCTTTACCATGGTAACAACCGGAAATGATCCTGACACGAAAATTCGTATGACCTTTGATAGTATTGGTATTGATTCAAGCGCCGCATCCGGATCGACCAAATATTTCGAAGGCACATTAACCTATACAGCCGGCGATCCTTACTTGACTAATATTAC from Treponema primitia ZAS-2 includes:
- a CDS encoding Ig-like domain-containing protein; protein product: MKKRFGAAILGKAALAAMLIFVMAFVSCGDLFGPDDDDNNNNFNPYNPTYSSPPINDIDASLVGTWRDNVQDGAILNVSFQSSGTAVIWGGSTGSWLNDPTLVYQGGTWGAKDGKISYQYTSTLQTVDVYSYSINNIGQLVLTASGMTIVLNKSSFVGVSYINYLPTSVVMGTPLTLSGTVSPYNATDRTIVWSISDADGTGAVITNGNILTASKMGNVSITATITNGKEDSYSYGYGYTYYYSIGSYTQSFTITITSDFVPVTSISDVPSSAVEGVPLVLTGTVYPDNATNQTIEWSVDSYYGTIIDGIFTPTISGNNAYITATITNGGWSASSDYSTSIYIYVSSMTPVTAITGVPTSATAGTPLTLSGTVSPAEATWQTIVWSVANAGTTGAAIINGNSLTTTAGGTAIVRATITDGTKGYFSGSYSITDYTQDFTITVIPTNSISLSFTDESGAAFTQGGFTISKGNAMNYTKTIILVGDWDSQKWRVDSGDSIIVGSSTSDKVTVNAADYALGAHTLSVRVVKNNVPWTKNITFTVVTD